One window of the Fibrobacter sp. UWP2 genome contains the following:
- a CDS encoding UDP-glucuronic acid decarboxylase family protein, translating into MRCLVTGGAGFLGSHLCERLLNDGHEVICLDNYFTGRMANVAHLRDNRCFELIRHDVTEPILLEVDRIFNLACPASPIHYQFNPVKTIKTSVMGAINMLGMAKRVKARILQASTSEVYGDPAVHPQTEDYWGNVNPIGIRSCYDEGKRVAETLFMDYHRQNNVDIRIVRIFNTYGPRMLMNDGRVVSNFIVQALKGEDITIYGDGSQTRSFCYVDDLIEGFVRMMNQDKIIGPVNIGNPGEFTMLELAKEVLDLTGSKSKIVYKPLPGDDPKMRRPNIDLAKSALGWEPTIPLRQGLEKTIAYFDNLLKAKQ; encoded by the coding sequence ATGCGTTGCTTAGTTACCGGTGGTGCAGGATTTTTGGGAAGTCACTTGTGCGAACGTCTGCTGAACGACGGGCACGAGGTGATTTGCCTTGACAACTACTTTACGGGCCGCATGGCGAACGTCGCGCACCTGCGCGATAACCGCTGTTTCGAGCTTATCCGCCACGACGTGACGGAACCGATTTTGTTGGAAGTGGACCGCATCTTTAACCTCGCGTGCCCCGCGAGCCCCATCCATTACCAGTTCAACCCGGTGAAGACCATCAAGACGAGTGTGATGGGCGCCATCAACATGCTCGGTATGGCCAAGCGCGTAAAGGCCCGCATTTTGCAGGCAAGTACGAGCGAAGTCTACGGCGACCCGGCGGTACACCCGCAAACCGAGGACTACTGGGGAAACGTGAACCCCATCGGTATCCGCAGCTGCTACGACGAGGGCAAGCGCGTTGCCGAGACGCTCTTTATGGATTATCACAGACAAAATAATGTCGATATCCGTATTGTGCGTATTTTCAATACCTATGGCCCGCGCATGCTCATGAACGACGGTCGCGTGGTGTCGAACTTTATTGTGCAGGCGCTCAAGGGCGAAGACATCACGATTTACGGTGATGGCAGTCAGACGCGCAGCTTCTGCTACGTGGACGACCTCATCGAGGGATTCGTGCGTATGATGAACCAGGACAAGATCATTGGCCCCGTGAACATCGGCAACCCCGGTGAATTCACGATGCTCGAGCTTGCGAAGGAAGTGCTTGACCTGACGGGTTCCAAGAGCAAGATTGTCTATAAACCGCTTCCGGGCGATGACCCCAAGATGCGCCGCCCCAATATTGACCTGGCGAAGAGTGCCCTCGGCTGGGAGCCGACCATTCCTTTGCGACAGGGACTCGAAAAGACGATCGCCTATTTTGACAATTTGCTGAAAGCTAAACAATAA
- a CDS encoding type III pantothenate kinase, producing the protein MKKNLKKSDTFSFVVDVGNSHTVLGIFKGDKVVDHWRLTTRKETTSDEVMNRIGGLVRFSEIKPSAITHVGLSTVVPAHERPWIKALQTLLKRPVQVVSSKNCLGCPISYPNPASLGSDRLCNIIALRDRGYKDAIVVDMGTATTFDVMKDGGFAGGLIIPGISASLDVLTEKAARLLPVSIEWPEHVIANNTDDAIRAGLLYGFMAELETLVEKIKAEMGKKKVPVFATGGWGRMVMGHSKVIDTYDPYLTLNGVRLVALHGNSAAELERDTEEE; encoded by the coding sequence ATGAAAAAGAATTTGAAAAAGTCGGATACGTTCTCGTTTGTGGTAGATGTGGGCAACTCCCACACGGTTTTGGGTATTTTTAAAGGCGACAAGGTGGTGGACCACTGGAGGCTCACGACCCGCAAGGAAACCACAAGTGACGAGGTGATGAACCGCATTGGCGGCCTCGTCCGTTTTTCCGAGATCAAGCCCTCGGCGATTACGCATGTGGGCCTCTCGACGGTGGTGCCTGCGCATGAACGCCCCTGGATCAAGGCCTTGCAGACCCTTTTGAAGCGCCCGGTGCAGGTGGTGAGTTCCAAGAACTGCCTCGGCTGCCCGATTTCGTACCCGAACCCGGCATCGCTCGGTTCCGACCGACTCTGCAACATTATCGCGCTCCGCGACCGCGGCTACAAAGACGCCATCGTGGTGGACATGGGTACGGCGACTACGTTCGACGTGATGAAGGACGGCGGTTTTGCCGGTGGCCTCATTATCCCGGGCATTAGCGCGAGCTTGGATGTGCTGACCGAGAAGGCGGCGCGCCTGTTGCCGGTGAGCATCGAATGGCCGGAACACGTGATTGCGAACAATACCGATGATGCCATCCGTGCGGGCCTTTTGTACGGCTTTATGGCGGAGCTCGAGACGCTTGTCGAAAAGATCAAGGCGGAGATGGGCAAGAAGAAAGTTCCCGTATTTGCAACGGGTGGCTGGGGTCGCATGGTGATGGGCCACAGCAAGGTGATTGATACTTACGATCCGTACCTGACTCTGAACGGTGTGCGCCTGGTGGCTCTCCATGGCAACTCCGCCGCAGAACTGGAACGAGATACTGAAGAAGAATAA
- a CDS encoding Na+/H+ antiporter NhaC family protein has protein sequence MEQQAVEVVSYFHGTFWALVPSVVAIVLALITKEAYSSLFVGVLMGGLFISEGNFPHFLDAVFKDGMVKQVSDPWNVGILFFLVILGTMVALMNKSGGAAAFGEWAKQHIKSKVGAQLATVILGILIFVDDYFNCLTVGSVMRPVTDKFKLSHEKLAYLIDATAAPICIIAPISSWAAAVTGFVEGEDGLGLFVKSIPYNFYALLTIAALFTVILLKVDFGPMKKYETAAEKLEAQTESLKREDSRGTVADLIFPIAILIVFSVTGLIYTGGFFSSGEAHKGFVDAFGASDASVGLVIGSFGALVVTVIWYLGRRVLKLGKCLECLPEGFKAMVPAILILVLAWSLKGVTDTLGAKDFVAGLISGSAAGFMNLMPAVIFLVGVGLAFSTGTSWGTFGILIPIVVAAFSSIDPNLMIISISACMAGAVCGDHISPISDTTIMASAGADCNHVNHVNTQLPYALSVACVSFVCYIVAGFTRSAILSLAIGLALIVGGALLLKKKLR, from the coding sequence ATGGAACAACAGGCTGTTGAAGTTGTATCCTATTTTCATGGAACGTTCTGGGCACTGGTGCCCTCGGTTGTGGCCATTGTCCTTGCCCTTATAACGAAGGAGGCGTATTCGTCCCTGTTCGTTGGCGTATTGATGGGTGGGCTGTTCATTAGCGAAGGAAACTTCCCGCATTTCTTGGACGCCGTATTCAAGGATGGCATGGTCAAGCAGGTGTCGGACCCGTGGAATGTGGGCATACTCTTTTTCCTTGTCATTTTGGGAACGATGGTCGCCTTGATGAACAAGTCCGGCGGGGCGGCCGCATTCGGCGAGTGGGCAAAACAGCACATAAAGTCCAAGGTGGGCGCCCAGCTGGCGACTGTCATCTTGGGTATCTTGATTTTTGTGGACGACTATTTCAACTGTCTCACGGTGGGTTCCGTGATGCGTCCCGTTACGGACAAGTTTAAGCTCAGCCACGAAAAGCTGGCGTACTTGATAGATGCCACGGCGGCTCCGATATGCATTATCGCGCCAATCAGTTCGTGGGCGGCGGCGGTGACCGGCTTTGTCGAGGGCGAAGATGGCCTGGGACTTTTCGTGAAGTCGATTCCCTACAACTTTTACGCTCTGCTTACCATCGCGGCTCTGTTTACGGTGATTCTTTTGAAGGTGGATTTTGGCCCGATGAAAAAATACGAGACCGCGGCCGAAAAACTGGAGGCGCAGACGGAGTCCCTGAAGCGCGAAGACTCCCGCGGGACTGTCGCGGATTTGATTTTCCCGATTGCCATATTGATTGTATTCTCCGTGACCGGATTGATTTACACGGGCGGATTCTTCTCGAGCGGAGAAGCGCATAAGGGATTTGTCGATGCGTTCGGTGCGAGCGACGCTTCGGTTGGCCTTGTGATTGGCAGCTTTGGTGCGCTTGTGGTGACGGTGATTTGGTACTTGGGGCGCCGCGTCTTGAAGTTGGGCAAATGCCTGGAGTGCCTGCCCGAGGGCTTCAAGGCAATGGTCCCCGCGATTTTGATTCTTGTGCTTGCCTGGAGCTTGAAGGGCGTTACCGATACGCTCGGTGCGAAGGATTTTGTGGCGGGTCTCATTTCGGGAAGCGCGGCCGGATTTATGAACTTGATGCCGGCGGTTATCTTCCTTGTCGGTGTGGGGCTTGCCTTCTCTACGGGAACCTCGTGGGGGACGTTCGGCATCTTGATTCCGATTGTGGTGGCGGCGTTCTCGAGCATCGATCCGAACCTGATGATTATTTCTATTTCGGCGTGCATGGCGGGGGCTGTGTGCGGTGACCATATTTCACCGATTTCGGACACGACGATTATGGCGAGTGCCGGTGCGGACTGTAACCATGTGAACCACGTGAATACGCAGTTGCCCTATGCGCTTTCGGTGGCCTGCGTGAGCTTTGTCTGCTATATCGTGGCGGGATTCACGAGGAGCGCGATACTTTCGCTCGCCATAGGCCTTGCGCTGATTGTCGGGGGTGCTCTGCTCCTCAAGAAGAAACTGCGGTAG
- the nadC gene encoding carboxylating nicotinate-nucleotide diphosphorylase has translation MYGDNSTPKFPVEDALTMIRLALAEDVRTGDVTSEWTIPSDQKQHARLIAKEDGVLAGLPVIELVFQELKAKTSVTLHKKDGDVVKPGDLIAELDGTTHELLTGERTLLNFVQQLSGVATVAHRFQEALKGGKTKVLDTRKTVPGFRTLQKYAVRVGGGSNHRMGLFDMVLVKDNHIAAAGGVLQALEVVRAHNTKNLMVEMEVENFDQLRALLNKGVDVIMLDNMSNEMMADALKIIKESGDKCLVEGSGNMTLERAKQIATLGLDYISVGALTHSVKALDISMRI, from the coding sequence ATGTACGGTGATAACTCAACACCTAAATTCCCTGTAGAAGATGCCCTCACTATGATTCGCTTGGCGCTTGCCGAGGATGTGCGCACGGGCGACGTGACAAGCGAGTGGACCATCCCCAGCGACCAAAAGCAGCATGCCCGCCTGATTGCAAAAGAAGACGGCGTACTTGCGGGCCTCCCGGTGATTGAACTCGTGTTCCAGGAACTGAAGGCGAAGACCTCCGTGACGCTCCACAAAAAGGACGGCGACGTGGTGAAACCCGGCGACCTGATCGCGGAACTCGACGGGACGACGCATGAGCTTTTGACGGGCGAGCGCACGCTCTTGAATTTTGTCCAGCAGTTGAGTGGTGTGGCGACAGTCGCCCACAGGTTCCAAGAAGCCCTGAAGGGCGGCAAGACGAAGGTGCTCGATACCCGCAAGACCGTTCCTGGATTCCGTACTTTGCAAAAGTACGCGGTGCGCGTGGGCGGCGGTTCTAACCACCGCATGGGCCTTTTTGACATGGTGCTTGTGAAGGACAACCACATTGCGGCCGCCGGTGGTGTGCTCCAGGCTTTGGAAGTGGTCCGTGCCCACAATACCAAGAATTTGATGGTCGAGATGGAAGTCGAAAACTTTGACCAGCTCCGTGCGCTTTTGAACAAGGGCGTGGACGTGATTATGCTCGACAACATGAGCAACGAAATGATGGCCGACGCCTTGAAGATTATCAAGGAAAGCGGCGACAAATGCCTGGTCGAGGGCAGCGGCAACATGACGCTGGAACGCGCCAAGCAGATCGCGACGCTCGGGCTCGACTACATATCGGTCGGGGCGCTGACGCACAGCGTGAAGGCGCTCGATATTTCGATGCGAATCTAG
- a CDS encoding sugar transferase — protein sequence MIRATTLERILLVLSDFVALSICFVLAFWVQFHSGWIADKFDPSKTFDQYMYMGIVLNVGWLLLFTCAGLYRSWLLLSRTHQILRVLRAIVVGIVLVIIGLFGAEFLGKIFTNQPLNQDYLYGSRFPWIFIYGGLALALVSAFRMAIYWCLRGLLRLGYGANNMLVLGATEAGKKIAEDLAKTPARGQRVVGFVDERFQVIPHEFAGVPVLGKYSDLPTLVKEHKVSGIIIAHDSASPQEIMRVLVWVCELPIHIYVVPELYPVVNGQFKGNLVHGFELQELFAFTMPPWQVRVKRIIDIVFGAFLGLCSLPLCIFAAIAIKLNDRGPIFYSQERIGLYGKPFTVYKFRTMRTDAEKFGAQWATKDDPRITKIGKFLRKTRIDELPQILCVLKGDMSMVGPRPERAVFIGKLREQIPFYISRLKMKPGLTGWAQVRHHYDTSIEDVQIKLQYDMYYYENMSLLLDFQILVRTVYVVLTGKGAQ from the coding sequence ATGATTCGGGCTACTACATTGGAACGCATCTTGTTGGTCCTTTCGGACTTTGTCGCCTTGTCGATTTGTTTCGTCTTGGCGTTCTGGGTGCAGTTCCACAGTGGCTGGATCGCCGACAAGTTTGACCCGAGCAAGACTTTTGACCAGTACATGTACATGGGGATTGTCCTCAACGTGGGGTGGCTCCTGTTGTTTACCTGTGCGGGACTTTACCGTTCCTGGCTGCTGCTCTCGAGGACTCACCAGATTTTGCGCGTGCTTCGCGCGATTGTGGTTGGCATTGTCCTTGTGATTATCGGCTTGTTCGGAGCTGAGTTCTTGGGCAAAATTTTTACGAACCAGCCGTTGAACCAGGATTACCTGTACGGTTCGAGATTCCCGTGGATATTTATCTATGGCGGTCTTGCCCTGGCTTTGGTCTCGGCGTTTCGCATGGCCATTTATTGGTGCCTTCGCGGGCTCCTTCGCCTGGGTTACGGCGCCAACAATATGCTGGTTTTGGGTGCGACCGAGGCGGGCAAGAAGATCGCCGAGGACTTGGCGAAGACGCCTGCTCGTGGTCAGCGTGTGGTGGGCTTTGTGGATGAACGCTTCCAGGTGATTCCGCATGAATTTGCGGGAGTCCCTGTTTTGGGTAAGTATTCCGATTTGCCGACGCTGGTCAAAGAGCACAAGGTGAGCGGCATCATCATCGCCCACGACAGTGCCTCGCCGCAAGAGATTATGCGCGTATTGGTATGGGTTTGCGAACTGCCTATCCATATTTACGTGGTTCCTGAGCTGTACCCCGTGGTGAACGGCCAGTTCAAGGGCAACCTGGTCCACGGCTTTGAATTGCAGGAACTTTTCGCGTTTACCATGCCGCCCTGGCAGGTGCGAGTCAAGCGCATCATCGACATTGTGTTCGGCGCCTTCCTTGGGCTTTGCTCGTTGCCGCTTTGCATTTTTGCCGCCATCGCCATCAAGTTGAACGACCGCGGTCCGATTTTTTATTCGCAAGAGCGTATCGGTTTGTACGGCAAACCCTTTACGGTTTACAAGTTCCGCACCATGCGTACCGATGCCGAAAAGTTCGGTGCGCAGTGGGCTACCAAAGATGACCCGCGCATAACCAAGATAGGCAAGTTCCTTCGCAAGACCCGCATTGACGAACTTCCGCAAATTTTGTGCGTGCTCAAGGGCGACATGAGCATGGTGGGCCCCCGCCCCGAACGAGCCGTGTTCATTGGCAAGCTCCGCGAACAGATTCCGTTTTACATTAGCCGCCTCAAAATGAAGCCTGGTCTTACGGGCTGGGCGCAAGTACGTCACCATTACGACACCAGCATTGAGGACGTGCAAATCAAGTTGCAGTACGACATGTACTATTACGAGAACATGAGCCTGCTCTTGGATTTCCAGATTCTCGTGCGTACGGTTTACGTAGTGCTGACCGGAAAAGGAGCGCAGTAG
- a CDS encoding homoserine dehydrogenase: MLRIGLIGTGTVGGGVIQILEQKIAEYKEKLGVELELACICAKSEEEVAPYKAKGYKVSTNADEMIAGNDIDVLVELAGGYNMPRKWILAALESGKHVVTANKALLAKYGHEIFPLAAKNGLHVLFEAAVGGGIPIIRSLQEGLLGSTVEHLSCIINGTCNYILSRMADEGLDFDVVLKDAQKLGFAEADPTFDIEGIDSAHKTALLASLCSGKRVDFEKIHVTGISKITAQDIAFAKEIGCCVKLLGIYHRDGDRVDARVHPCFVSNDNLLSNVNGVINAVYLKCDNLGETVQTGAGAGRLPTASAVVADLVSLARSVDQGSRKALPMGWFNVDNSATLVPISETTSRYYLRFTSRDACGVLAKITSILAENKISIETIIQKNVKDPGKVSIVVITEKTQDCKTSKAVDAIDALPEIVEKSQVIRFLA, encoded by the coding sequence ATGCTGCGTATTGGCTTAATTGGTACTGGAACCGTCGGTGGCGGTGTCATTCAGATTCTGGAACAGAAGATTGCCGAGTACAAGGAAAAGCTCGGAGTCGAACTCGAACTCGCTTGCATTTGCGCGAAGTCCGAAGAAGAAGTCGCCCCGTACAAGGCGAAGGGCTACAAGGTTTCGACCAATGCCGACGAGATGATTGCCGGTAACGATATCGACGTGCTCGTGGAACTTGCCGGTGGCTATAACATGCCGCGCAAGTGGATCCTCGCCGCCCTCGAAAGCGGCAAGCATGTGGTGACGGCCAACAAGGCTCTCCTCGCCAAGTATGGTCACGAAATTTTCCCGCTTGCAGCCAAGAACGGCCTGCACGTGCTGTTCGAAGCAGCCGTGGGTGGTGGCATCCCCATTATCCGCAGCCTGCAGGAAGGCCTGCTCGGCTCTACGGTGGAACACCTGAGCTGCATCATTAACGGTACCTGTAACTACATCCTGAGCCGCATGGCCGACGAAGGCCTCGACTTCGACGTGGTCCTGAAGGATGCCCAGAAGCTCGGTTTTGCCGAAGCCGACCCGACCTTCGATATCGAAGGCATCGACTCCGCCCACAAGACGGCCCTCCTCGCTAGCCTCTGCAGTGGCAAGCGCGTGGACTTCGAAAAGATTCACGTGACCGGAATCTCGAAGATTACCGCCCAGGATATCGCATTCGCCAAGGAAATCGGCTGCTGCGTGAAGCTCCTCGGCATTTACCACCGCGACGGCGACCGCGTGGATGCCCGCGTGCATCCGTGCTTTGTCTCTAACGACAACCTGCTTTCGAATGTGAACGGCGTGATCAATGCCGTGTACCTCAAGTGCGACAACCTGGGCGAAACGGTCCAGACCGGCGCCGGTGCTGGCCGCTTGCCGACCGCTTCTGCCGTGGTGGCCGACCTTGTGTCCTTGGCCCGCTCTGTGGACCAGGGTAGCCGTAAGGCACTCCCGATGGGCTGGTTCAATGTCGACAATTCTGCAACGCTCGTGCCGATTTCGGAAACGACATCTCGCTACTACCTGCGCTTCACTTCCCGTGACGCTTGCGGTGTGCTTGCCAAGATTACGAGCATCCTGGCCGAAAACAAGATTTCTATCGAAACCATTATCCAGAAAAACGTGAAGGATCCGGGTAAGGTTTCTATCGTGGTAATCACCGAAAAGACCCAGGATTGCAAGACCTCGAAGGCGGTCGACGCTATCGACGCTCTGCCCGAAATTGTCGAAAAGAGCCAGGTGATCCGCTTCTTGGCTTAA
- a CDS encoding sugar transferase → MEQETSNPAIDNLLNEQKLKNIVYPARLFRTRLNEEFLRANRTRRPFLFIKIYSHQYDFLGWGRPSRIVEKTWRISLLTMFSHLRFIDVLGYLSDSSGIGVILLNSDMSTLEGIRKEILHKLNDAGLIQALRHRPKNPIFQAYLYSGLQEKDNLELDEKLKEFNSTNGSFFTLERLNLSDIWEHPHTIKFRHVIKRTTDLICASLALIILSPLLLFCALAVKLSDPKGPVIFKQTRVGRNGKLFTMYKFRSMYVDAEERKKELMAQNETGGKTFKMKNDPRIYPFGHVLRKFSLDELPQLVNIIKGDMSVVGPRPPIPSEVAEYEPWHRMRLSVTPGLTCIWQVSGRSNIPFEGQMRLDNDYIRRDAKLGEDLKLILKTFKVVFKGDGAY, encoded by the coding sequence ATGGAACAGGAAACCTCAAATCCAGCGATTGACAATCTGCTTAACGAGCAGAAATTGAAAAATATCGTCTATCCGGCACGCCTTTTCAGAACGCGCCTCAACGAGGAATTCCTGAGGGCGAACCGCACCCGCAGGCCATTCCTGTTCATCAAGATTTATTCCCACCAGTACGACTTCCTCGGCTGGGGACGCCCGTCCCGCATTGTCGAAAAAACCTGGCGCATCAGCCTGCTCACCATGTTCTCGCACCTCCGCTTTATCGACGTGCTGGGCTACTTGAGCGACAGCAGCGGCATCGGCGTCATTCTGCTAAATTCTGATATGAGCACGCTGGAGGGAATCCGCAAGGAAATCCTCCACAAGCTGAACGACGCCGGTCTTATCCAGGCGCTGAGGCACAGGCCAAAGAACCCCATATTCCAGGCCTACCTTTACTCGGGCCTCCAAGAAAAAGACAACCTGGAACTGGACGAAAAGCTCAAGGAATTCAACAGCACCAACGGCAGTTTCTTTACGCTGGAACGCCTGAACCTTTCGGACATTTGGGAGCATCCGCACACCATCAAGTTCCGCCACGTCATTAAGCGTACTACTGACTTGATTTGCGCGAGCCTCGCCCTGATAATCCTTTCTCCCCTGCTGTTGTTCTGCGCTTTGGCAGTCAAGCTCAGCGACCCCAAGGGACCTGTCATATTCAAGCAGACCCGTGTCGGCAGGAACGGCAAGCTGTTCACCATGTACAAGTTCCGCAGCATGTACGTGGACGCCGAGGAGCGCAAAAAGGAGTTGATGGCCCAGAACGAGACTGGCGGCAAAACGTTCAAGATGAAGAACGACCCTCGCATTTACCCGTTCGGCCATGTGCTTCGTAAGTTCAGCTTGGACGAACTCCCGCAGCTGGTGAACATCATCAAGGGAGACATGTCTGTAGTGGGTCCACGTCCGCCTATCCCGTCCGAAGTGGCGGAATACGAGCCGTGGCACCGTATGCGACTCTCCGTGACACCGGGGCTTACCTGCATTTGGCAGGTGAGCGGCCGCAGCAATATACCGTTCGAGGGTCAGATGCGCCTGGACAACGACTACATTCGCAGGGACGCCAAGCTCGGAGAAGACTTGAAGCTTATCCTCAAGACGTTCAAGGTCGTGTTCAAGGGCGATGGAGCGTATTAA
- a CDS encoding glycosyl hydrolase, with amino-acid sequence MKTSLIPAALAASAFFSFAQAQTAANITVDPATTKQKILGFGAGSVYYQSWITAMDASMQKAFYDTAFTGLNISFLRIGNWKQEDTTSIANDVAIVKAGKERLGNHLKIEMSSWSAPGRLKPSGSVNGSDGHSKGEKTLKTSSSDPYGKFVYSEFAHWWKTSYQTYVDFGIAPDYISLQNEPDMEATYEETLFEPTETSEIAGYKQALQAVRDSLSTLANPPKIIGPEPLGIGYSNFEKYAKALDDKNLDGYAYHLYHAGDGNDNSGTNYLNPQNFAKAMSDIAASYGSDDKPIIMTEFCTMENAIREQDMLGLAHIMQVGFTSGKLNAYIAWELYWGEENGQLIGVCPGEGWSGCKEAKIYINPEYHAMRHYSKFVNPGWRVVSATTTTSDLYTVAFRSADCDSISVIAINKSSSAMKLTTSVNGYNSVYAVQSVESGDKSKAIAATGNDFSLPSKSITTIVFTTSNTAALTCEDSPIEDPYIDPSTQFGDSLVIVDFTQESSAGTWSSPDKLAAVEFVNTPLDGINSYVKVPLAGCAQDDCGYQHQLYTIKDDIIVKKPLTTCTDLVFTMRSLDTEDASVNIGGAGGSSWINYQYGNTAPAGEWAQVSVPLKNELDSTGLAFGSKQFSFNSDNAGIYIAKIVATGCGGTSAIKPAKKFAVNDSHYHAQIFDLNGNLVWEGLKSEALNASGSLRLDVRQGAYIVKTKASTIKALKK; translated from the coding sequence ATGAAAACATCATTGATACCGGCAGCGTTGGCTGCATCGGCATTTTTCTCTTTCGCACAAGCGCAAACCGCAGCGAACATCACCGTTGACCCCGCCACAACCAAGCAAAAAATCCTTGGCTTTGGCGCCGGCAGCGTCTACTACCAAAGCTGGATTACCGCCATGGACGCCTCCATGCAAAAGGCATTCTACGACACCGCCTTCACCGGGCTGAACATCTCGTTCCTCCGCATTGGCAACTGGAAGCAAGAAGACACCACCTCCATCGCCAACGACGTTGCCATCGTCAAGGCAGGCAAGGAACGTCTGGGCAACCACCTCAAAATCGAGATGTCCAGCTGGTCCGCCCCCGGCCGTTTAAAACCGAGCGGCAGCGTCAACGGCTCCGACGGTCACTCCAAGGGCGAGAAGACCCTCAAAACTTCAAGCTCCGACCCCTACGGCAAGTTCGTCTACAGCGAGTTCGCCCATTGGTGGAAGACCTCCTACCAGACTTACGTGGACTTCGGCATCGCCCCGGACTACATCTCCCTCCAAAACGAGCCGGACATGGAAGCCACCTACGAAGAAACCTTGTTCGAACCGACCGAGACTTCCGAAATCGCCGGCTACAAGCAGGCGCTCCAGGCAGTCCGCGATTCCCTCAGCACGCTCGCCAACCCGCCCAAAATTATCGGCCCCGAACCGCTGGGCATCGGCTACAGCAACTTCGAGAAGTACGCAAAAGCTCTCGACGACAAGAACCTCGACGGCTACGCCTACCACCTGTACCACGCCGGTGACGGCAACGACAACTCAGGAACCAACTACCTGAACCCGCAAAACTTCGCAAAGGCCATGAGCGACATCGCCGCAAGCTACGGCAGTGACGACAAGCCCATCATCATGACCGAATTCTGCACCATGGAAAACGCCATCCGCGAACAGGACATGCTCGGGCTCGCCCACATCATGCAGGTCGGTTTTACCAGCGGCAAGCTGAATGCCTACATCGCCTGGGAACTGTACTGGGGCGAAGAAAATGGTCAATTGATTGGCGTATGCCCCGGCGAAGGCTGGAGCGGTTGCAAAGAGGCAAAGATCTACATCAACCCCGAGTACCACGCCATGCGTCACTACTCCAAGTTCGTGAACCCGGGCTGGCGCGTCGTCTCGGCCACCACCACGACCTCGGATCTCTACACGGTCGCCTTCCGCAGCGCCGACTGCGACTCCATCTCGGTCATCGCCATCAACAAGAGTTCCTCCGCCATGAAGCTGACCACCAGCGTGAACGGCTACAACTCCGTCTACGCGGTGCAATCCGTCGAAAGCGGCGACAAGAGCAAGGCCATCGCCGCCACGGGTAATGACTTCAGCCTCCCGTCCAAGTCCATCACCACCATCGTGTTCACCACGAGCAACACCGCGGCGCTCACCTGCGAAGACTCCCCCATCGAAGATCCCTACATCGACCCGTCCACGCAGTTCGGCGACAGCCTCGTGATTGTGGACTTCACGCAGGAGTCCTCCGCCGGAACCTGGAGCAGCCCCGACAAGCTCGCCGCCGTTGAATTTGTCAATACCCCGCTCGATGGCATCAACAGCTATGTCAAGGTCCCGCTCGCCGGATGCGCCCAGGACGACTGCGGCTACCAGCACCAGCTCTACACCATCAAGGACGACATCATCGTCAAAAAGCCGCTCACCACCTGCACGGACCTCGTATTCACCATGCGTAGCCTCGACACCGAGGACGCCTCCGTGAACATCGGCGGCGCCGGCGGCAGCAGCTGGATCAACTACCAGTACGGCAACACCGCCCCCGCGGGCGAATGGGCCCAGGTCAGTGTCCCGCTCAAAAACGAGCTCGACTCCACAGGGCTCGCCTTTGGCTCCAAGCAGTTCAGCTTCAACAGCGACAACGCGGGCATCTACATCGCAAAGATCGTAGCGACCGGTTGCGGCGGCACCAGCGCCATCAAGCCGGCAAAGAAGTTCGCTGTGAACGACAGCCATTACCACGCACAGATCTTCGACCTCAACGGCAACCTCGTTTGGGAAGGCCTCAAGAGCGAAGCCCTCAATGCAAGCGGCTCGCTCCGCCTCGACGTGCGCCAGGGCGCCTATATCGTGAAGACAAAGGCTTCGACCATAAAGGCGCTGAAGAAATAG